The genomic interval CCACTAAAGGCAACCCTTCGTAAAAAGAGGGCAAGACAAACACATGGCTGGTGTAAAGATGGGTGATGAGGGTTTCGTGAGAGACAAAACCAAGGGCATGAAAGGGAGTGGTGGCAAGGTGGGCTAAAATGGCTTCCGTCTCAGGCCCACTTCCTCCACCAATACATGTAAGCGTTACTTCGTGGGGCAAAAAAGGCAAGCGCTCCATGGCGCGAAGGAGCGAGGGCACCCCTTTGGCGTTGCTCAGTTTTCCGATGTAAAGCACCTTGACAGGGGGTGCTTTGGGCTTTGGCGTGGGAAAAAATTTGGCAGCATCGTAGCCGCTTCCGTTGACACTCACGCGTGCATCGCTTATATTAAAACGCTCCATAATGGTCTTTTTTTGAGGCTCATTTAAAGCAAAAATCTGTGTGCATTCTCGAAGCCAAGGCTTTACATGTACACCAAGATGCGGGGCAAGTTCCCCCTGACGCAAATCCGTCCCGTGACACAAGCACAAAAAAGGAATGTGGGGGTAAAGTTTGCGCACAAGGGCGCTGAGAATCCACAAGTGGTTGCCTAAAATGACATCGGGTTTAAAGTTAGCAACAGCGTGATGAATAGCCTCTGTAAACGCGGCTTCATAAGCATCTATTTCTGTAGGCGTTAGGGAGGAAAACGTACGGCTAGGGTAGGGCATCACGTCGCTCATGCCTACCACATCAAAAGGAAGCAATGGGGTATTAAAACGCACAGGAAAAAAATGTTCCAATCCCTCGATGTGAATGTCGTACCCAAGGGCAGGAATCCCCGCAAGCACCCCTTGAGTGTAGCCTTTTTCTTTGCCGATGCGAAACAGTTCTTGAAGAAAAATCCCACTACCTGTTTTGCCAGGAAGTTGGGAGATGGTGTGTAAAATCCGCATTCGTACCCTTAATTTTTTTACCCAATGATACCACAGGTAAATTTTTCTTGTTGCTGTGCTTTTAATACAACATCAATGCAACACTTTTGCGCTACTATTTAAACAAAAGAGTTCTTGCGAAAGTGTCAAAGAACCATTCGTCTAAAAAGGAGAAGTAATGTTTCAGTCGGTGACGTTTTTCCCCACGCAAGAAGCATGGCAAGAAGGGGCAAAAAAAGGCGAACGGTATCTGCTTTTAGTGGGAGAAAAAACCCTTTTTTCTTGGAATGAATTGCCCAGTGACCCACTGTGTGTGGGTGCTGTTTTTCCTTATGTGGTTTATGAAGAAGCTTATTATGCACAAGGAATTTTGGCAGTTCAACTTGAAAAAGAAGTGCACATTACCTTTGTCCCCTCCATGGAGAAGGCGTGTTTTAATGGGACGTTAGAAGATTTTTCAGGGATGGTATTGGTGATTGTGGATGGGTTTTCTGCACATATTGTCACTTTTCTTGAGGCTTTGTTTGAAGTGACTGCTTCGGCCGCTTCTATCTTGGGAGGAGGAAGCGGGAAGCTCACTCTTGTCCAAGAACCTCTAATCTTTGACACTCAGGGATTGCACCAAGATGCGGCCTTAATTCTTTCGTGTGACACACCGCTTGGGCTTGGAGTGGGGCATGGATGGGATGAGCTTGTGGGGCCTTTGATGGCAACAAAAACAGATAAAAATATCCTCCAAGCACTCAATTATAAAGACGCGTTTGGAATTTATCGGCAGATTGTTGAGTACGATAGTGGCAAAAAACTCACTTCAGAAAACTTTTTTTCCCTTGCAAAATGCTACCCTTTTGGTATTAGAAAATACGGATCTGAGATGGTGGTGCGTGACCCCATTGCCACAGATGGTACAGCTTTGGTGCTTGTGGGAGAGATGGAAGAGGGGTCTGTTGTGCTAATTTTAAAAGGAGAAGCTTCCTCTTTGATTAAAGCTGCTAATGAAGCTGCCAGTGAGGCTGCGAACCTTCTTAAAGAAGCGCCCAAAGGCGCGATTGTGGTGGATTGTGTGTCGCGAGTTTTGTTTTTGGAGGAGGATTTTTCCCAAGAACTTGCCGCTATTAAAAAAGGAATTGGGGCGCCTATGTGGGGAGTTTTGAGTCTTGGAGAGATCGCCAACAAACATGATGGCAATATTGAATTTTACAATAAAACCTGCGTGGTTGGGGCGGTGTGAAATGTTTGTGCGTGTTGATAAAGTAGAAACTATTGCTCAAGCTGTTGCCTGTACTAAAACGGGGAACCAGTACCTTGTTTTAGCAGGAGAAAAATTTCCTTTTGAAGAGCTTGCTGGGAGCCTTTGCGTTCATTGGCTAGGGGCTGTTTTTCCTGCGGTATTTAATGAGGATGGGCTGAGTGAATCGAGTGCTTTTGTGTGCGAGTTAAATTCTAATGTTACCTTGGAATGGGGCATCCAAGAAGATGTTCAGAAAAAATCTCAAAGTTTTTTAGTTATTGTTGATGGCTATGATCCCGATGTGGGAGAAAAGCTTGAAATGTTGTTTGAGACAACACCAGCAAAAGCAGTGATTTTTGGAGGGGGTGCGGGGACTTTGGTAAAAGGAGAAAAGGCGTACATGTATGATGGCGACAACTACGCACAATATGGGGTGATTGTCGTGGGCAGTAGCAAAAAATTTACTGCAGAGGTAAAGCATGGCTATGACTCTATGGGCGATTTTTCTATGATTTCCAAAGCAGTGCATAATGTGATTGAAACGATTGATTTTCAAGACGCTTTTAGTGTTTATAAGCGTGCAGTACACAAGTGGTTTGATGTAAATGTGACGCCTGAAAATATTTTTGAAACAGGACTTGCGCATCCGCTGATGTTTGAGCGGGCTTTTGGTGAAAAAAGCATCCGTATTCCTAGGGAAACAGATGGACGCACCTTGAAGCTTGTGGGCGATGCCATGGAAGATACGGTTGTCTCGCTGGGTGTGGCTTCAAAAAAACAGCTGCTTGAAGCTTCAAAAAGTTGTGCATGTTATGTGGCGCACCAACGCAAAAGCAAAGCAGAACCTATGTTTGTCTTTGATTGTGTAGGAAGAAAATTCTTACTAGAAGAAGCATTCATTGAAAAGATTGAGGGCATGGGAAAGTGTTTAAAAGAGGGTGGAATGGTTGGAATGTTGACGCTGGGTGAAATTGCCAATACATCTAAAAGCTACCTAGAACTTTACAACAACAGTTGTGTTGCGGGAGCATATTAAATGCAATTTAATCAACAACTGCTCGTTACATACGAATGCATTAACGCCATCGGAACTTCTCTTGATATGGAACACATGTTGCGCAATTTTTTACGGGTGTTTGCGCGCAAAAGCGGCGCTATCGCAAGCGGATTCTGGCGCACCAACGGAGAAAATTTTGAACTCATATGTAGCCAAGGAAAACGCAGTTTATATAGCGTTATTGCCCCTAATGCACACAACCGCTCTTGGGATTTACATGTAAAGCGCAACGGAGAGCAAGTGCTTTACATGTACGTGGGCGGCGGGGTGATGAGCTTTATGTTTTTTCTTGGGGAAGA from Sulfurospirillum tamanense carries:
- a CDS encoding FIST signal transduction protein, producing MFQSVTFFPTQEAWQEGAKKGERYLLLVGEKTLFSWNELPSDPLCVGAVFPYVVYEEAYYAQGILAVQLEKEVHITFVPSMEKACFNGTLEDFSGMVLVIVDGFSAHIVTFLEALFEVTASAASILGGGSGKLTLVQEPLIFDTQGLHQDAALILSCDTPLGLGVGHGWDELVGPLMATKTDKNILQALNYKDAFGIYRQIVEYDSGKKLTSENFFSLAKCYPFGIRKYGSEMVVRDPIATDGTALVLVGEMEEGSVVLILKGEASSLIKAANEAASEAANLLKEAPKGAIVVDCVSRVLFLEEDFSQELAAIKKGIGAPMWGVLSLGEIANKHDGNIEFYNKTCVVGAV
- a CDS encoding FIST C-terminal domain-containing protein, whose protein sequence is MFVRVDKVETIAQAVACTKTGNQYLVLAGEKFPFEELAGSLCVHWLGAVFPAVFNEDGLSESSAFVCELNSNVTLEWGIQEDVQKKSQSFLVIVDGYDPDVGEKLEMLFETTPAKAVIFGGGAGTLVKGEKAYMYDGDNYAQYGVIVVGSSKKFTAEVKHGYDSMGDFSMISKAVHNVIETIDFQDAFSVYKRAVHKWFDVNVTPENIFETGLAHPLMFERAFGEKSIRIPRETDGRTLKLVGDAMEDTVVSLGVASKKQLLEASKSCACYVAHQRKSKAEPMFVFDCVGRKFLLEEAFIEKIEGMGKCLKEGGMVGMLTLGEIANTSKSYLELYNNSCVAGAY
- a CDS encoding glycosyltransferase family 4 protein gives rise to the protein MRILHTISQLPGKTGSGIFLQELFRIGKEKGYTQGVLAGIPALGYDIHIEGLEHFFPVRFNTPLLPFDVVGMSDVMPYPSRTFSSLTPTEIDAYEAAFTEAIHHAVANFKPDVILGNHLWILSALVRKLYPHIPFLCLCHGTDLRQGELAPHLGVHVKPWLRECTQIFALNEPQKKTIMERFNISDARVSVNGSGYDAAKFFPTPKPKAPPVKVLYIGKLSNAKGVPSLLRAMERLPFLPHEVTLTCIGGGSGPETEAILAHLATTPFHALGFVSHETLITHLYTSHVFVLPSFYEGLPLVVLEALASGLRVVCTDLPGLEPFLGPLPKGAMAYVPLPPMASVDVPKPEGLDAFEEALARALEMNIRAVLVGETLDEKGVQHALLPKSWGGLFERIEAYM